CTGCCCATCGTCCAGCGCCGCAAGGCCGCGGCCTACACCGAGCAGCAGCGCGAGTTCCAGGAATTCCGCCGTGGCCGCTACGTGGAGTTCAACCTGGTCTACGACCGTGGCACCCTGTTCGGCCTGCAATCGGGCGGGCGTACCGAATCGATCCTCATGTCGTTGCCGCCGCAAGTGCGCTGGGGCTACGACTGGAAGGCCGAGCCGGGCACCGAAGAGGCGCGCCTGACCGAGTACTTCCTGCAGGACCGCGACTGGCTGGCGGCCAGCCACTAACCCGCACCCACCGTGTAGGAGCCGGCTTGCCGGCGAAGAGGCCTTCAAGGCGGACGCGGCTCCTACCCGTGTGTGTTGAGCAAATGGGATGAGAGATGGACCAGTACGTTGTCTTTGGTAATCCGATCGGCCATAGCAAATCACCCTTGATCCACCGGCTGTTCGCCCAGCAGACCGGCCAGCAACTGGAATACAACACCCTGCTGGCGCCCCTGGACGACTTCGCCGGCGCTGCCCGCGATTTCTTCGCCCAGGGCCGCGGGGCCAACGTCACAGTGCCGTTCAAGGAAGACGCCTATCGCCTGTGCGACAGCCTGACCGAGCGTGCGCAGCGGGCCGGCGCGGTGAACACCCTGAGCAAGCAGGCCGACGGCCGCCTGTTGGGGGACAACACCGACGGCGCCGGACTGGTGCGCGACCTGACGGTGAACGCCGGGGTCAGCCTCAAGGGCAAGCGCATCCTCCTCCTGGGAGCCGGGGGCGCCGTGCGCGGTGCCCTGGAGCCTTTGCTGGCGCAACAGCCGGCGTCGGTGGTGATTGCCAATCGCACCGTGGAAAAAGCCGAGTTGCTGGCCGAGCTGTTCGCCGATTTGGGGCCGGTGTCGGCCAGCGGCTTCGACTGGCTGGAGGAGTCGGTGGACCTGATCATCAATGCCACTTCCGCCAGCCTGTCTGGGGACTTGCCGCCGATTGCCAGCAGCCTGATCGAACCGGGCAAGACGGTGTGCTACGACATGATGTACGCCAAGGAACCGACGCCGTTCTGCCGCTGGGCCAGCGATCACGGAGCGGCACTGGTGCTCGATGGCCTGGGCATGCTGGCCGAACAGGCGGCGGAAGCCTTCTACCTGTGGCGTGGTGTGCGCCCGGACAGCGCCCCGGTGCTGGCCGAACTGCGCCGCCAGTTGGCGCAGTAACCCCTCCTCCCTCGTAGGAGCTGGCTTGCCAGCGAAGGCGGCCTCAAGACCGGCGCCAGGTCCAAGGGCCTCTTCGCCGGCAAGCCGGCTCCTACGTCGAGTGTGGGCAAGACGCCTGCGGGTTCAGTCTTCGAAGTGGATCGGGCAGTGCTCCGGTCCTTCGAGCTTGATCAATTCCTCTTTCACCGCCTGCCGGGCTCGGCGCAGGGTCAGGCTGCGGTCCTGGCGTTTCAGTCGGCGCGCCTCCTGATGCAGCATCGCCACCCCTGAATAGTCGATGAAGTTGATCTGCCGGGCGTCGATCACCAGTTTCGGTGCGTGGCAGCGTTGCATGCGCACTTGCAGGTAATGACTGGCGCCAAAGAAGATCGAGCCGCCGACCCGCAGGACGTCGGCATCGCCCTCGCTGGACTGCTGCACCCGTGGCTGCGACGTGCGCTTGAGGTAGAAGAACAGCGACGCCAGGACCCCGGCATAGATCGCCGTCTGCAACTCCAGGAGCAAGGTGGCGATGCAGGTCAGGCTCATCACCACAAATTCGGCGCGGCTGACCCGGAATAGCGCGCGTATGCCCCGATGGTCCACCAGCCCCCAGCAGATCAGCAGGATGCTGCCGGCCATGGCCGGAATCGGGATGTGGGCGATCAGCCCGGCGCCGGCCACCGCGAACAGCGCCACCCACAGCGCCGAGAACACCCCGGCCAGGGGCGAGCGGGCACCGGCTTCATAACTCAAGCCCGAGCGGGTGAAAGAGCCGGAGGACAGGTAGCCGGAGAAAAACGCCCCGACCATGTTCGACAGGCCCTGGGCGCGGACTTCCTGGTTGGCGTCGAGCAGTTGTTCCGAACGTGCCGACAGCGAGCGGGCAATCGACAGGCTGGTGACCAGCCCCAGCATCCCCACCGCCACGGCACTGGGCAGCAGCCGCAGGACCAGCTCCAGGTCCAGTGGCAACGGGCTCAAGGGCGGTAGCCGGCCCACGAAGGCGCTGACCAATTTGACGTGGCCGAACACCCCCGGCAGCAACCAGACCACCAGCGCACTGAGCACCAGGCTGAGCAACAGGCTGGGCCAGCGTGGCGCCAGTAGCTTCAGGCCGAGGCCGACGATCAGGCTGCCCAGCCCCAGCAACAGCGAAGGCTTGTCCACAGCGTCCAGGTGTTCCAGCAGCAAGCTCAGGCTATTGAGGGCGGTGGCCTGATTCGGCAGCTCCAGGCCCAGGAGGTTGGGCAATTGCCCCAGGGCAATCACCACCGCGGCACCGAGGGTGAAGCCCAGCACCACCGAATGCGAGACGAAGTTCACCAGGGCGCCGAAACGCAGCAGCCCCAGCAGCCACTGGAAGATCCCCGCCAGCAGGGTCAGCAGCAGGATCAGGGTGATGTAGTCCTCGGACGCCGGCACCGCCAGGGGGCTGACGCTGGCATACAGCACGATGGAAATCGCTGCCGTGGGCCCGCAGATCAGGTGCCAGGACGAGCCCCAGAGGCAGGCCACCAGCACCGGGACTATGGCCGCGTACAGCCCGTACTCCGGCGGCAGGCCGGCAATCAGCGCATAGGCGATCGATTGCGGCAGGGCGAGGATCGCGCCACTGAGCCCCACCAGCAGATCACGACCGACGCTGGCGCGGGTCTGCTGGGGCAGCCAGCCGAGAAAAGGCAGGAGTGAATGGCGGTTGGGCCAGGCCATGGTTGCTCACGGATGGGGGAATTCGAGGGGGCCAGGGTAATGCATTGTCAGGCTTCGGGCATGTGGCGAGGCTGGCCCCTGATCCCGCAGGAGCCGGCGCACCTTGGGCTACAACTTGGCCTTCACCGCCGCCAGGGCCTCTTTGTCATCGATGGTCCGGACCCCTTGCAGCCACTGCTCCAGCACCGCCGGGTTGGCCTTGATCCAGGCCTTGGCGGCATCGGCGTTGCTGAGCTTGTTGTTCACCACCTCGGCCATGATGGCGTTCTCCATGTCCTGGGTGAACCGCAGGTTGCTCAGGAGCTTGCCGACGTTCGGGCAGGCCTGTGCATAACCCTTGCGCGTCAGGGTGTAGACGCTGCCGCTGGCGCCGAAGTACTGCTCGCCCCCGGTCAGGTAACGCATGTTCAGCTGCACGTTCATCGGGTGCGGGGTCCAGCCGAGGAAGGTCACGAAGCGCTGTTTTTTCGTGGCCCGGGACACCTCGGCGAGCATCGCCTGCTCGCTGGACTCGATCAGCTTCCACTGGCCTAGATTGAACTCGTTGTTCTTGATGATCGCCTGCAGCGACAGGTTGGCCGGAGCACCGGAGCCGATGCCGTAGATCTTCCTGTCGAACTTGTCGGCGAATGTGTTCAGGTCGGCGAAATCATGCACCCCGGCGTCCCATACGTAGTTCGGAACCGCCAGGGTGAACTCGGTGCCTTCCAGGTTCTTCGCCAGCTGGATCACCTCGCCATTGGCCACGAACTTGTCGTAGAAGCCCTGCTGCGCCGGCATCCAGTTGCCCAGGAACACATCCACCTGGCCGTCCTTGAGGCCGCCGTAGGTGATGGGCACCGCCAGG
This genomic stretch from Pseudomonas sp. Os17 harbors:
- a CDS encoding SulP family inorganic anion transporter; its protein translation is MAWPNRHSLLPFLGWLPQQTRASVGRDLLVGLSGAILALPQSIAYALIAGLPPEYGLYAAIVPVLVACLWGSSWHLICGPTAAISIVLYASVSPLAVPASEDYITLILLLTLLAGIFQWLLGLLRFGALVNFVSHSVVLGFTLGAAVVIALGQLPNLLGLELPNQATALNSLSLLLEHLDAVDKPSLLLGLGSLIVGLGLKLLAPRWPSLLLSLVLSALVVWLLPGVFGHVKLVSAFVGRLPPLSPLPLDLELVLRLLPSAVAVGMLGLVTSLSIARSLSARSEQLLDANQEVRAQGLSNMVGAFFSGYLSSGSFTRSGLSYEAGARSPLAGVFSALWVALFAVAGAGLIAHIPIPAMAGSILLICWGLVDHRGIRALFRVSRAEFVVMSLTCIATLLLELQTAIYAGVLASLFFYLKRTSQPRVQQSSEGDADVLRVGGSIFFGASHYLQVRMQRCHAPKLVIDARQINFIDYSGVAMLHQEARRLKRQDRSLTLRRARQAVKEELIKLEGPEHCPIHFED
- the choX gene encoding choline ABC transporter substrate-binding protein is translated as MQTLSTALAVGFLALGSATAWADSCATVKMADPGWSDIAATNAIASFLLEGMGYKAKIDTLAVPITYGGLKDGQVDVFLGNWMPAQQGFYDKFVANGEVIQLAKNLEGTEFTLAVPNYVWDAGVHDFADLNTFADKFDRKIYGIGSGAPANLSLQAIIKNNEFNLGQWKLIESSEQAMLAEVSRATKKQRFVTFLGWTPHPMNVQLNMRYLTGGEQYFGASGSVYTLTRKGYAQACPNVGKLLSNLRFTQDMENAIMAEVVNNKLSNADAAKAWIKANPAVLEQWLQGVRTIDDKEALAAVKAKL
- the aroE gene encoding shikimate dehydrogenase, translating into MDQYVVFGNPIGHSKSPLIHRLFAQQTGQQLEYNTLLAPLDDFAGAARDFFAQGRGANVTVPFKEDAYRLCDSLTERAQRAGAVNTLSKQADGRLLGDNTDGAGLVRDLTVNAGVSLKGKRILLLGAGGAVRGALEPLLAQQPASVVIANRTVEKAELLAELFADLGPVSASGFDWLEESVDLIINATSASLSGDLPPIASSLIEPGKTVCYDMMYAKEPTPFCRWASDHGAALVLDGLGMLAEQAAEAFYLWRGVRPDSAPVLAELRRQLAQ